CGGAATGGTTCCTGATGACCGCCAGACGGAGGTCAGAACGCCAATTAACAGAAAGATGATTAGAATGTTTTTTGCGCCTCGAATACCGTCCAGCATCATGGAACCCATTTGCCAAAGCGTGTGCTTTTTCAAAAGGCCGTAAACAACAAAGCAGGCCAGACCAAACGCCAATGCGTATAGAATTTGAAATCCACTCAAAATACAAGCAACAAGCCCCAATAAAAACAAAGAAAGCGTAATTCGCTCCGCCACAGCCAAATTCCCCCAACATTTTCAATTATATTTATTATAGCACAAATTTAGGCAAGGAGCGCAGGTGCTTACACTTGATTTCCAATAAGTAAAACAGTATCATATAATTAATTTAATTTGTAATTACTTATTAATAAAATCACTCTTGTAAAGAAAACAAAAGGAGAACGATCCGTATGACTTTGCGGCATTATAGAATTTTTCTGGCAGTGTGTGAGAGCATGAATATGACGGCAGCGGCGGAAAATCTGTTTCTCTCTCAATCGGCTGTGAGCCAGGCCATTGCAGAAATGGAAAAGCACTATGGTGTCCGCCTATTCGAGCGGATGTCCCGCAGGCTGTACCTGACCACCGCCGGGAAAAAGCTGATGCGCTATGCGAATCAGATTGTCCGGACGGATTTGGAGGCAGAGGATAATATGAAGGCCCTGCAAAAAGATGGCTCGATTCGGGTGGGGGCCAGCGTAACCATCGGGGCCTATGTGCTCCCAAAGCTGGTGTCGCGCTTTCAGCAAAACCGGCCCGGTACAGAGGTGTTCGTAGTGGAGGACAACACCGCGAATATTGAAGCGATGCTGCTAGGGGGGCAGCTCGATCTGGCGCTGGTGGAGGGGGATACGGTTTCCCCCGATCTGGTGACAATTCCCTTTCTCAGCGACGAGCTGGTGCTGATCTGCGGGCCGATGCACCGTTTGGCCGGTCGCAGGCAAATAGACCCTGAGGAGCTGGAGCAGGAAAACTTTATCATCCGTGAAAAGGGCAGCGGAACCCGTAAAACCTTTGAGGACGAGATGGCGGCCAAATCACTCACCTGGCGGGAGGGCTGGATCTGTAACAATGCGGATACGATCAAGCTAGCCGTGCAGGAGGGGTTGGGTGTTTCCGTCATTTCACATCTCGCGGTAAAAGAAGAATGCGAGGCAGGAAAGCTGTGCAGGATCGATGTCAATCATATGCAGTTTCGCAGATGGTTTAAGGCAATTTATCATAAAGGAAAATATCAGACAGATGCCATGATGGAGATGATTGAAATATGCCGGGCGGAGAGAAATTGACTGATCTTTGGTCGCGAAAAAATACACAAAAGGGATAGACATTCTAAATATGCTGCGTTAAACTGATTGAGGCAGACTTTTTCTAATTACGCAGAGCTAGCTGGTTTGCTGTTCCGCTCAAAGCGATATCGAATATTCGGAAATACTGTGGGGCGCTTCTGCTTGGCAGTAAACATAAAACAGGGGTTGGGAGAGGCTACATATGAAAAAGGGATATTTGTACATTCTGATTACTACTATCTTTTTCAGCACGATGGAGATCATGCTGAAAATTACGGCAGGCGGGTTCCATCCGCTGCAAATTACAGTGCTGCGTTTTTCCATCGGCGCACTGGTGCTGCTGCCCTTTGCACTTCGGCATTTAAAGAGGAAGAATTGCCGGTTGAATTCCGGGGATTTGCTGTATTTGGCTTTTACGGGCTTTTGCTGCGTCGTCATCAGTATGGTTCTGTATCAGATGGCGGTTATCTATTCGGACGCGTCGATCGTTGCAATTCTGTTCAGCTGCAATCCTGTGTTTGTTATGATATTGGCCGCGCTGATTCTGAAAGAAAAAGTTTATAAATATTCGATTGTCTCCATACTTGTCAGCCTTACCGGCATGATGGTGACAATCGATCCCTTTCACGCCAAGGGTTCCGCAACAGGAACCATCCTTTCTGTTCTGGCGGCGATTACCTTTGCGCTGTACAGTGTGATGGGCAAAAAGCACGGCGCCCGTTATGGCAGCGTCGTAACCACTTGCTTCAGCTTTATTTTTGGTGCTGTTGAGCTGTTCATTCTTGTTTTGCTGACAAAAACAGCATGGTTTGGGGGCTTTTTAACCAATGTCGGGTTAGGCGTGTTCTCCAACACTCCTATTTTTGCCGGGATTACTCCAGATCTGCTGCCCAACCTTTTGTATATTGGTGTTGGCGTTACCGGCCTGGGTTTTGCATTTTACTTTATGGCGATGGAAGAAACCTCGGCTATCACCGCTTCGCTTGTCTTTTTCATCAAACCGGCTCTCGCGCCGGTTCTGGCATTCCTGATTCTTCAGGAGCCTCTTACCTCTACAAAGATTGCCGGCATTGTGCTGATTTTGATCGGCTCGATGATCACATTCATTCCCGGCTGGAAACGTCAGAAGGCGGCCGCTGGGCTGGCGGCTGTCTCAAAAGACACCGTAACGGAAGAAATCGTTTCGGAAGAAGCCGCCGAAGAAGTGATCTCGAAATCAATTTAAATCATCAGGCTTTTCAATCCTCTGCCGTTTACGGTAGAGGATTTTTTACAATTCTTGAAGGATATGCAAGGTTTGTCGAATGATTTCAGCGGCTTTTTCTTTGGAATCACATTGAAGAAGTTCGCACAAAATGCTATAATAATGTACACTGCTTTTTGCCTTGAGGTCTTCCTGAATTGTTTTAGTTTTTTGCGCCGATTTTTAGTGTGTGGATTCCCGGTAGCTCTGAGAAAAGGGAAAAACGCTCCATCCTGTGAATGAGAAGCCGCTCCTTACGGCACACTAGTACGCAGGAGGTGGCTGAAATAATGGGTAAACACCGCAATCAGCAGATCGAAAATCCATCCCCGCAAGAGGATGACAGAGAAGAACTGGTACCCGCGCAGGTTGGCAGTGAAAAACAAACGGATCAAATTACGGAGAACGGTTCCGTTTTGGCAGGAGACCCCGATCACATGATTCACTGCCTGACTATTATTGGTCAGGTGGAGGGTCATTATATTTTGCCGTCGCAGAATAAGACTACAAAATATGAGCATGTGATCCCGCAGCTGGTAGCCATTGAAGAGGAGCCGAAGGTCCACGGGCTTCTGATTATTCTAAATACAGTGGGCGGCGATGTGGAAGCTGGTCTGGCCATCGCAGAGCTGATGGCCGGAATGAAAAAGCCGACGGTTTCGCTTGTTTTGGGCGGCGGACATTCCATCGGTGTGCCGCTGGCGGTTGCCGCAAAGCATTCTTTTATCGCGCAGTCCGCGTCGATGACGATTCATCCGGTTCGCATGAGCGGTCTGGTGCTGGGTGTCCCCCAAACACTGGAGTATTTTCAGCGGATGCAGGAGAGGATCACGCGGTTTGTCACGCAGAATTCCAAAATGTCGCCGGAGCGCTTCTATGAGCTTTCGATGAATACGCAGGAGCTTGTGATGGATGTGGGGACGGTGCTTACCGGATCCGACGCTGTGGAGGAAGGATTAATCGACTCTGTGGGCACGCTTTCAGACGCGATCGATTGCCTGCGGAATATGATTGATGAAAATCGCGCTAAGGAAAAAAAGACGAAACCACGTTCCAACAGAAAAAATACAAAAACGGTACGGGACACGAAAGAATAAGTCCTAGCCGAAAAACGGCCGGCTCCGCTTTGCGGCTGCCGCCGAATTACATATTACGGAGGTTCACATTGAGTATTCTGCAAGCAATTATTCAGGGAATCGTTCAGGGTGCCACAGAATTTCTGCCGGTTTCCAGCAGTGGGCATCTTTCACTGGCACAGCACTTTATGGGTGTGAAGGTTGACAGCCTTTTATTTGATGTGATGCTTCACATTGGTACGTTGCTGGCCGTTCTGATCGTTTACCGCGATTTGATTTTGCGCCTGATTGTGGCTCTGATTCGTCTGGTGCGGGATATTTTCACCGGAAAATTCCACTGGTCGCGCATGAGCGCTGACCGTCGGCTGCTGGTGATGCTGGTGATTGGTCTGCTGCCGTTGTTTCTCCTATTCCTGCCTGTTCCGGGTACGGGGCATCGAATCAAGGATTATGCCGACCTGTGGGCTACGGATCGGGATATCGTAGTGGAAGGCTGCGCGCTGGTCGTGACTTCCATTTTGCTGACGCTGGGCATTTTTGCGACAAAGCGTCAGCGGGGCCGGGGCAGAGCGGGGGCTATATCCGGAAGAAGGAGCTTTGATGTGCCGGATGCGATAGCGGTTGGTTTTGCACAGTGTGTAGCGGCGGTATTCCCCGGGTTATCCCGTTCCGGTTCCACGCTTTCTGCCGGATTAATGCGCGGAATCAGCCGCCAAACGGCTCTGGATTATTCCTTTGTCATTGGGATTCCGGCTATTATGGCAGCGGCTGCTCTGGAGCTAAAGGACGCACTGAGCGAGCCGATGACCGTTGGAATTGCGCCAATTCTAGCGGGAGTTATCGCAGCCGCGATCGTTGGCTTTTTGGCGATTAAGCTGCTGCGCTGGATGGTAGCCTCCGATAAGCTGGCTGTTTTTGTATGGTATACGTTGATTTTGGGTATTGTGACCATCGCGATCGGTGTATTTGAACACCAGACCGGGCAGACGGTTACCTTCTTTTAAATTGAGCACAAAGCGAGCCAGAGTGCCACTTTAAAAATAGGATGTTATTACGCGAATGAATTTAAAAACAAGGTGAGAATGCTGTGGCAAAACAAAAATCAATTCAAAAGGAACCCTCGCAGGTAAAGAAGCAGGCCAAACGCCCGCCTGCGGCGAGTCGGCGCCAAGGCGCTTCCGCGGCGTCGGGTGCGAAACGCTCTGAATCGAAGCCCAGAACGGAACGGGAGCTGGAGGTTTTGCGCCACCGCAATCAGATGACCGCAGTGGTGATTTTCGCTGTGGCCGTACTGATGGCGTTTCTGGTGCTTGTAAAGGGCGACCATGTATGGAATTGGGCGCATAACGTGCTTCTGGGGCTGTTCGGCAACTGTGCCATTCTGTGGCCAATCCTGCTTCTGTACATAGCAATTATTACAGCGGTAGAGCGCGTCAGTGATAATATGCGCCTTAAGGTGTGGATGATTTCCGGTATTATTATTATGGTCTGCGCAACCGTTTATATCTTCGGGCCGGAAACAGCCGTGATTCAGAAGGAAACATATTTTACGCACCTGAAAGAGCTGTATGTGCAGGGTGTCGGTCAGCGAGGGGCCGGGCTGATCAGCGGGTTGATCGGGGTGCTCTTCGTTTCTGTTTTGGGATCCGTTGGCTCGAAGATCGTCATTATTCTGCTGCTGTTTGTAATGATTATGCTGCTGACGGGTACCAGCCTGATTCAGCTTTTTAAGACTGTTACCAAGCCGGTGGATATGGTGGCGGAAAATATCGATGCTGTTCGTGAGCGCCACGCGCTGGAAAAAGGAAGATCACGGGATCCGAACATTGATATTGCTCTGGATGCGGACGAGCTGCCCGCACACCCGGTAAAATCAGACCGCACGCCGGCAGATCCTCCAGAAAAGAGTGAAAAGCTGGAGCATCTCGAGAAAATCTTTAATTTTACCGGCGGAGCTTCGCAGGAAAAAGAGGAAGAAAAGCCGCAGGTTCCGCAGCCCTCCGTACCGGCTTCGGCTCCGGTTGCAAGCACTATACCTGTACCCGCACCGACGGCCTCCGTCGCTCCTGTTCCTTCGGCATCGCAGGATGCTTTTGGCTCCGCGGCGGCCGCGGCGGCTCTCTTGCAGAAAGCTGCCATGCTGCAAACTGCCGCTCGTGAAACAGCAGTTCGGGCGGCAGAGCCTGCTCCGCAGCCGGAAGGGTATCATTTCCCGCCGCTTTCGATGCTGGAATATTCCGCCGGAGCAAATCAGGAGGATATTACCGCAGAGCTTCAGAGCAACGGCAATATGCTAGTCGGCACCCTGAAAAGCTTTGGGGTACAAACAAAAATAGTCGACATCAGCCGCGGCCCCGCTGTAACACGGTATGAACTTCAGCCGGCGCCCGGTGTGAAGATCAGCAAAATTACCAACCTCAGCGACGACATCGCCATGAACCTTGCGGCGGCAGGCGTGCGTATTGAAGCGCCAATCCCCGGTAAGGCGGCTGTGGGCATTGAAGTACCGAATAAAAATGTCAATGTGGTTCGTATGCGTGATCTGGTGGAATCGAATGCGTTTGTATCTGCAAAAAGCAAGCTGACCGTTGCCTTAGGGCGCGACATTGCCGGTGCGGTAGCGGTTACTGATCTGTCGAAGATGCCGCATCTGCTGATTGCCGGTTCCACGGGTTCCGGTAAGTCGGTGTGTATCAACTCGTTGATCGTCAGCCTGCTGTATAAGTCCACTCCGGACGAGGTGCGTTTTCTGATGGTTGACCCAAAGGTAGTGGAGCTTGGCATTTATAACGGGATTCCGCATCTGCTGGTGCCTGTGGTGACCGATCCCCGCAAGGCGGCCGGTGCGCTGGGCTGGGCAGTAACAGAAATGCTCAAGCGCTACAAAATCTTTGCGGAAAACAACGTGCGCGACCTTGCTTCTTATAATAAGCTTGCGAAAAGCAAAAATAATCAGGATGAAGAAGGCAATCCCATGCCGCATCTGCCGCAGATCGTCATCATTATTGATGAGTTGGCGGATTTGATGATGGCGGCGCCGAATGAGGTGGAGGATTCCATCTGCCGTTTGGCGCAGATGGCCCGCGCAGCTGGTATGCATCTGGTGATTGCTACACAGCGTCCCTCCGTAGACGTTATCACGGGTATCATCAAGGCCAACATCCCGAGCCGAATCGCTTTTGCGGTTTCCTCCCAGATCGATTCTCGCACTATTTTGGATATGGGCGGCGCTGAAAAGCTGCTGGGGCGCGGCGATATGCTGTTTTCCCCCGTTGGCTCGCAAAAGCCGATCCGTATTCAGGGCTGTTTTGTCAGCGACAGCGAAATCGAATCTGTCGTCACCTACGTGAAGAAGGTGCAGGATTCCGGCTATGATCAGTCGGTTATCGAAGAAATCGAGCGCAACGCTGTGGCGGAAAAGGACGTTTCTGGCGGGAATGGTTCGGATGCTGAAACGACAGACCCCATGATGAACGAAGCAATCAAATGCGTGGTCGAAGCCGGACAGGCTTCTACCTCTTTGCTCCAGCGCCGGCTGCGTCTGGGCTATGCCCGAGCGGGTCGATTGATCGACGAAATGGAGCAGCTTGGGGTAGTAGGCCCCCACGAGGGCTCAAAGCCGCGTCAGGTTCTTTTGACCCGCCAGCAATACCTTGAAATGACCATGCAGCAGGCGGATTGTAACAACGAATAAATACCCGATCAAAGGAGAAATCCCGGGGATGAAGCCACAAACGACCATAGGGGAATCCCGGAAAAAGCATTTATTTTTGACCGGTCTGGCGGTATTTCTGCTCTGCCTGGGTCTTTTGCCCGCTTTCCTTCCCGGAGGGTATTCCGCTTGGTGGCGGCAGGTTTATTCTGCCACAGGATTGTCCGACTTTTCCAGTATTGCAGACGATTTTCCTATGTCGATGCATGTGCTGGAGGTTGGGAAGGCCGACTCCATTCTGGTGGAGTGCCAGGGAAAATATCTTCTGGTGGATGGCGGAACGCCGGATCAGTCTGAGAAGGTAAACCGTTATCTGGCTAGACGTGGGGTGACGACTCTTGATTATGTTATTAATACGCACCCGGACAGCGACCACATCGGCGGGCTTGGCGGAGTGGTCAAGGAATTTTCAGTCGGCCGCTATTTCATGCCGCAGTTGCCGGCAAAGCTAATCCCGTCAGATTTTGCCTATTCCAATACGATGAAGGTTTTGGAAGAAAAGCAGATATCGGTAGAGTATCTGCATGGCGGCAATACTTTGAGCCTGGGAGAGCTGTCCGTTCAGGTTCTAGCGCCACTCTCAGTGCTGGATACCACAAACGACAATTCCATTGTGTTGCTGCTTACGTTTGGCCAAACCCGATTTTTGCTGATGGGCGATGCGGAAGCCGATGAGGAGTTGGTGCTTTTGTCTTCGGGGCTGAATCTGAGCGCAGACGTGCTTAAGGTGGGGCACCACGGCAGCAAAACCTCCAGCACGGCAGCTTTTTTAGCTGCCGTAACACCAAAATATGCCGCGGTTTCTGTGGAAGACAGCAATTATGAGCTGCCGAACCGCCAGGTTATGGATCGTCTGAACCGTTTTTCCGCCGTTGTGGGGCGTACTGATGTCAGTGGTACGTTGCTGTACTGTAGTGACGGAACAAGCGTTACCTATCAAACAGAAAGGTGATTCTATGAAAAATTTGATTGTCGACCGTTTCGAGGGCATGTATGCCATCTGCGAGGACGCAGAAAAAAAATTCTTTGCTATTGAGCTGTCAGAGCTCCCGAAAGAGGTGCGTGAGGGGGATGTGCTGGAAATCAATGAGGATGGAATCCTTTCAGTGAATGCGGAAAAAACGGCGGAGCGCCGCAGCCAGATTGGCCGCAAGCAGGATTCTCTGTGGGGGTCATGACGTTTCACCATTTGGAATAATGAAAGGGATGGTTTTCGGCTCTGGCCACGGCCATCCTTTTTTTATTGTTTCGAGTGCATATTTTTATTTTTTCTGTTCAAGCTGTTTTAGAAAAGATAAATACATTTATCATTGATGAGTTTCATCCTCCGCTTGAGGAGAGGCGACAAACTCAAGGAGCTGAGATGAATCTTTTTAGACGGAAAGCAGTATATTTTTTTGAAATTGATTGACAAACAGAAATGGTAGGGTTAATATAATTACAACATCTAGTTTTAAAAACTATGTAAATGAAACGGAGGTGCCTCAAGTTGGCAGAACAATCAGAACGGGCGCTGCAGCTGAACGGGTATGCGCTCAGGCAAAAAGGAAAAGAAGAGAAAAATGAGTGGCGAAAAACCAGACGCGGTGAATTGGGACTGCCGTCATACAGTGTGGGGGAAGAGGTTGCCAATGCCGTTACACACGGCGTCGGGGCCATCTTGGCACTGGTTGCTTTATTTGTCCTGTATGCTGCCGCTCCCAATGAGATTTTTCCTCAGGTGGTTGTCAGTATTTATG
Above is a window of Faecalispora anaeroviscerum DNA encoding:
- a CDS encoding LysR family transcriptional regulator is translated as MTLRHYRIFLAVCESMNMTAAAENLFLSQSAVSQAIAEMEKHYGVRLFERMSRRLYLTTAGKKLMRYANQIVRTDLEAEDNMKALQKDGSIRVGASVTIGAYVLPKLVSRFQQNRPGTEVFVVEDNTANIEAMLLGGQLDLALVEGDTVSPDLVTIPFLSDELVLICGPMHRLAGRRQIDPEELEQENFIIREKGSGTRKTFEDEMAAKSLTWREGWICNNADTIKLAVQEGLGVSVISHLAVKEECEAGKLCRIDVNHMQFRRWFKAIYHKGKYQTDAMMEMIEICRAERN
- a CDS encoding DMT family transporter yields the protein MKKGYLYILITTIFFSTMEIMLKITAGGFHPLQITVLRFSIGALVLLPFALRHLKRKNCRLNSGDLLYLAFTGFCCVVISMVLYQMAVIYSDASIVAILFSCNPVFVMILAALILKEKVYKYSIVSILVSLTGMMVTIDPFHAKGSATGTILSVLAAITFALYSVMGKKHGARYGSVVTTCFSFIFGAVELFILVLLTKTAWFGGFLTNVGLGVFSNTPIFAGITPDLLPNLLYIGVGVTGLGFAFYFMAMEETSAITASLVFFIKPALAPVLAFLILQEPLTSTKIAGIVLILIGSMITFIPGWKRQKAAAGLAAVSKDTVTEEIVSEEAAEEVISKSI
- a CDS encoding ClpP family protease, encoding MGKHRNQQIENPSPQEDDREELVPAQVGSEKQTDQITENGSVLAGDPDHMIHCLTIIGQVEGHYILPSQNKTTKYEHVIPQLVAIEEEPKVHGLLIILNTVGGDVEAGLAIAELMAGMKKPTVSLVLGGGHSIGVPLAVAAKHSFIAQSASMTIHPVRMSGLVLGVPQTLEYFQRMQERITRFVTQNSKMSPERFYELSMNTQELVMDVGTVLTGSDAVEEGLIDSVGTLSDAIDCLRNMIDENRAKEKKTKPRSNRKNTKTVRDTKE
- a CDS encoding undecaprenyl-diphosphate phosphatase, which produces MSILQAIIQGIVQGATEFLPVSSSGHLSLAQHFMGVKVDSLLFDVMLHIGTLLAVLIVYRDLILRLIVALIRLVRDIFTGKFHWSRMSADRRLLVMLVIGLLPLFLLFLPVPGTGHRIKDYADLWATDRDIVVEGCALVVTSILLTLGIFATKRQRGRGRAGAISGRRSFDVPDAIAVGFAQCVAAVFPGLSRSGSTLSAGLMRGISRQTALDYSFVIGIPAIMAAAALELKDALSEPMTVGIAPILAGVIAAAIVGFLAIKLLRWMVASDKLAVFVWYTLILGIVTIAIGVFEHQTGQTVTFF
- a CDS encoding FtsK/SpoIIIE family DNA translocase: MAKQKSIQKEPSQVKKQAKRPPAASRRQGASAASGAKRSESKPRTERELEVLRHRNQMTAVVIFAVAVLMAFLVLVKGDHVWNWAHNVLLGLFGNCAILWPILLLYIAIITAVERVSDNMRLKVWMISGIIIMVCATVYIFGPETAVIQKETYFTHLKELYVQGVGQRGAGLISGLIGVLFVSVLGSVGSKIVIILLLFVMIMLLTGTSLIQLFKTVTKPVDMVAENIDAVRERHALEKGRSRDPNIDIALDADELPAHPVKSDRTPADPPEKSEKLEHLEKIFNFTGGASQEKEEEKPQVPQPSVPASAPVASTIPVPAPTASVAPVPSASQDAFGSAAAAAALLQKAAMLQTAARETAVRAAEPAPQPEGYHFPPLSMLEYSAGANQEDITAELQSNGNMLVGTLKSFGVQTKIVDISRGPAVTRYELQPAPGVKISKITNLSDDIAMNLAAAGVRIEAPIPGKAAVGIEVPNKNVNVVRMRDLVESNAFVSAKSKLTVALGRDIAGAVAVTDLSKMPHLLIAGSTGSGKSVCINSLIVSLLYKSTPDEVRFLMVDPKVVELGIYNGIPHLLVPVVTDPRKAAGALGWAVTEMLKRYKIFAENNVRDLASYNKLAKSKNNQDEEGNPMPHLPQIVIIIDELADLMMAAPNEVEDSICRLAQMARAAGMHLVIATQRPSVDVITGIIKANIPSRIAFAVSSQIDSRTILDMGGAEKLLGRGDMLFSPVGSQKPIRIQGCFVSDSEIESVVTYVKKVQDSGYDQSVIEEIERNAVAEKDVSGGNGSDAETTDPMMNEAIKCVVEAGQASTSLLQRRLRLGYARAGRLIDEMEQLGVVGPHEGSKPRQVLLTRQQYLEMTMQQADCNNE
- a CDS encoding ComEC/Rec2 family competence protein; the protein is MKPQTTIGESRKKHLFLTGLAVFLLCLGLLPAFLPGGYSAWWRQVYSATGLSDFSSIADDFPMSMHVLEVGKADSILVECQGKYLLVDGGTPDQSEKVNRYLARRGVTTLDYVINTHPDSDHIGGLGGVVKEFSVGRYFMPQLPAKLIPSDFAYSNTMKVLEEKQISVEYLHGGNTLSLGELSVQVLAPLSVLDTTNDNSIVLLLTFGQTRFLLMGDAEADEELVLLSSGLNLSADVLKVGHHGSKTSSTAAFLAAVTPKYAAVSVEDSNYELPNRQVMDRLNRFSAVVGRTDVSGTLLYCSDGTSVTYQTER
- a CDS encoding DUF3006 domain-containing protein, which codes for MKNLIVDRFEGMYAICEDAEKKFFAIELSELPKEVREGDVLEINEDGILSVNAEKTAERRSQIGRKQDSLWGS